From one Lolium rigidum isolate FL_2022 chromosome 4, APGP_CSIRO_Lrig_0.1, whole genome shotgun sequence genomic stretch:
- the LOC124648535 gene encoding cysteine proteinase inhibitor-like: MAKASRPCRGRFCRVPPRRLPTFGSVEDAPAGYEKNPEAIELARFAVSEHNTKANTALEFERVVKARGQLVAGTLHYFTIEVNQAGAKKLYEAKVWVKEWESFKELQEFKPAD; encoded by the exons ATGGCCAAGGCGTCGCGTCCCTGCCGGGGAAGATTTTGTCGCGTCCCACCACGCAGGCTGCCGACGTTCGGCAGCGTCGAGGACGCGCCGGCGGGGTATGAGAAGAACCCTGAGGCCATCGAGCTTGCCCGGTTCGCCGTCTCCGAGCACAACACCAAGGCC AACACGGCGCTGGAGTTCGAGAGGGTGGTGAAGGCGAGGGGACAGTTGGTGGCCGGGACCTTGCACTACTTTACCATCGAAGTCAACCAAGCCGGCGCCAAGAAGCTTTACGAGGCCAAGGTCTGGGTAAAGGAGTGGGAGAGCTTCAAGGAGCTCCAGGAATTCAAGCCGGCCGATTAA
- the LOC124650121 gene encoding cysteine proteinase inhibitor, with protein MLGGIQDAPAGRENDLETIELARFAVAEHNNKANASVEFERLVKVRLQVVAGCMHYFTIEVTEGGAKKLYEATVWEKAWENFKQLQEFKPAA; from the exons ATGCTGGGCGGCATCCAGGACGCGCCGGCGGGGCGGGAGAACGACCTCGAGACCATCGAGCTGGCCCGATTCGCCGTCGCCGAGCACAACAACAAGGCC AACGCGTCGGTCGAATTCGAGAGGCTGGTGAAGGTGAGGCTGCAGGTGGTGGCCGGGTGCATGCACTACTTCACCATCGAGGTCACGGAGGGCGGCGCCAAGAAGCTGTACGAGGCCACGGTCTGGGAGAAGGCGTGGGAGAACTTCAAGCAGCTCCAGGAATTCAAGCCGGCAGCCTAA